In Nakamurella antarctica, the following are encoded in one genomic region:
- a CDS encoding VIT1/CCC1 transporter family protein, producing MSTNLSATGVEPHDNFSSSRLNWLRASVLGANDGIVSTAALVLGFAGATSDRSALLLAGIVGLLAGAMSMGVGEYVSVATQRASEQAMLALERRELAEWPEQELEELTQIYQAKGLSAELASRVAVELTAKDAFRAHAEAELGLDPDELTNPWHAAFASFLSFVTGAMIPLLAVLLGANAAMIAVSVGVAMALTGWFSSVLGRTALAPALLRNVGGGALAMVITYGLGSLAGSLIM from the coding sequence ATGAGCACTAATCTGAGCGCCACAGGGGTGGAGCCACACGACAATTTTTCCTCTTCGCGCCTGAACTGGCTGCGGGCTTCGGTCCTCGGCGCCAATGACGGGATCGTTTCCACCGCCGCGCTGGTTCTCGGGTTTGCCGGCGCCACGTCTGACAGGTCGGCCTTGCTGCTCGCTGGCATCGTTGGCCTGCTGGCAGGAGCGATGTCGATGGGCGTAGGTGAGTACGTGTCTGTTGCGACCCAACGTGCCAGCGAGCAAGCGATGCTCGCGCTAGAACGACGCGAGCTGGCCGAATGGCCGGAGCAAGAATTAGAGGAACTGACCCAGATCTACCAAGCCAAGGGGCTTTCTGCCGAGCTCGCCAGCCGGGTGGCGGTGGAGCTGACTGCGAAGGATGCGTTCCGCGCACACGCCGAGGCCGAGCTCGGGTTGGACCCTGACGAGCTGACAAATCCGTGGCATGCCGCGTTTGCGAGCTTCCTTTCCTTCGTCACCGGCGCCATGATCCCCTTGCTCGCGGTACTTCTCGGCGCCAATGCCGCAATGATCGCGGTGTCCGTGGGCGTCGCAATGGCGCTCACCGGCTGGTTTAGCTCCGTGCTGGGCCGGACGGCCCTCGCGCCAGCACTACTGCGCAACGTGGGCGGCGGAGCGCTGGCGATGGTGATTACGTACGGGCTTGGATCACTTGCAGGCAGCCTCATCATGTAG
- the topA gene encoding type I DNA topoisomerase, with product MAVRKSASSATGDGGVRLVIVESPTKVKSIAGYLGDGYIVEASVGHIRDLPRGAADVPAKYKGEPWARLGVNVDKGFEALYVVSPEKKAQVAKLKALLAGATELYLATDEDREGEAIAWHLLETLNPKVPVKRMVFNEITRSAIQEAAANTRDLNEHLVDAQETRRILDRLYGYEVSPVLWKKVMPKLSAGRVQSVATRVIVQRERARMAFVSGSYWGIDAMLSGEDQVSKETATFSASLQAVDGQRLATGRDFDENTGNLKDGSKTLLLNEANARDLATSLTGKTATVISVEEKPYTRKPYPPFMTSTLQQEAGRKLGFNSERTMRTAQRLYESGYITYMRTDSTTLSVTALDAARSQARELYGNEYVPPEPRQYTRKVKNSQEAHEAIRPAGEVFQTPGQVASHVGSDEFRLYELIWQRTIASQMVDARGLTLTIRAVADAAGRECTFGASGRTITFPGFLRAYVETVDAEAGGEADDAERRLPNLVQGQQVQARELNPGGHTTSPPARYTEPSLIKAMEEMGIGRPSTYTSIIRTITDRGYVWRKGQALVPAWVAFAVIGLLEQHFARLVDYDFTAAMEDELDSIAGGRLGRTEWLSTFYFGGDAGAEGSVARSGGLKKLVGENLEEIDAREVNSLPIAKSLDGRQVMVRVGRYGPYLERSGLVEGELERANLPEELAPDEVTPELIEELFAKAETGDRELGVDPEVNRPIVAKDGRYGPYVTEVLPEDTPTKGKNAVKPRTASLFKSMTVESVTLEEALRLLTLPRVVGVDPETNAEITAQNGRYGPYLKKGTDSRSLTTEEELFTVSLDEALAIYLLPKTRGRTAATAPPLREVGEDPETKKPMVIKDGRFGPYVTDGETNASLRKGDEVDELTIERAAELLADRRARGPAPKKAPAKKPAAKTVAAKKTVVKKTVVKKPAAKKAPASKA from the coding sequence ATGGCCGTACGAAAATCAGCTTCCAGCGCTACCGGTGACGGAGGCGTCCGCTTGGTGATCGTGGAGTCCCCCACCAAGGTGAAGTCCATCGCCGGATACCTCGGCGACGGTTACATCGTGGAGGCCTCCGTCGGCCATATCCGAGATCTGCCGCGCGGCGCCGCAGACGTGCCCGCGAAATACAAGGGCGAGCCGTGGGCGCGACTCGGAGTCAATGTCGATAAGGGTTTCGAAGCCCTGTATGTCGTCAGCCCGGAGAAGAAGGCCCAGGTAGCCAAGCTCAAGGCATTGCTGGCTGGCGCCACCGAGTTGTACCTCGCGACCGATGAGGACCGCGAGGGCGAGGCGATTGCCTGGCACCTGTTGGAAACCCTGAACCCCAAAGTCCCGGTCAAGCGGATGGTCTTCAACGAGATCACCCGCAGCGCCATCCAGGAAGCTGCGGCTAATACCCGCGACCTCAACGAACATTTGGTGGACGCCCAAGAAACGCGACGCATCCTCGATAGGCTCTACGGCTACGAGGTTTCCCCCGTCCTGTGGAAAAAGGTGATGCCCAAGCTCTCAGCCGGGCGTGTGCAGTCGGTGGCGACCCGCGTCATCGTGCAGCGTGAACGGGCTCGGATGGCGTTCGTCTCCGGTAGTTATTGGGGCATCGACGCCATGCTTTCCGGCGAAGATCAGGTGTCCAAGGAGACGGCCACCTTCTCCGCGTCTTTGCAGGCAGTCGATGGTCAGCGACTGGCAACGGGTCGGGATTTCGACGAAAATACCGGCAACCTGAAGGACGGGTCCAAGACCCTGCTCCTGAACGAGGCCAACGCGCGTGACCTAGCGACCTCGCTGACGGGAAAAACCGCCACGGTGATCTCGGTGGAGGAAAAGCCTTACACCAGAAAGCCTTACCCGCCATTTATGACGTCGACCTTGCAGCAGGAAGCCGGTCGCAAGCTCGGGTTCAATTCCGAACGCACCATGCGTACCGCGCAGCGTCTGTACGAGTCCGGCTACATCACCTATATGCGAACCGACTCCACCACACTGTCTGTGACGGCGCTGGATGCGGCGCGTTCGCAGGCCCGCGAGCTGTACGGCAACGAATATGTTCCGCCGGAGCCGCGGCAATACACGCGCAAGGTCAAGAACTCTCAAGAAGCTCACGAGGCGATCCGTCCGGCTGGCGAGGTCTTCCAGACCCCCGGTCAGGTCGCTTCCCACGTCGGTTCGGACGAGTTCCGGCTCTACGAGTTGATTTGGCAACGCACTATCGCCTCGCAGATGGTGGACGCCCGCGGTTTGACGTTGACGATCCGCGCCGTCGCTGATGCTGCGGGCCGTGAATGCACCTTCGGTGCCTCGGGTCGCACCATCACCTTCCCGGGATTTTTGCGCGCCTATGTCGAAACAGTGGACGCCGAAGCTGGCGGCGAAGCAGATGACGCAGAGCGGCGTCTGCCGAATCTCGTTCAGGGCCAACAGGTCCAGGCCCGTGAGCTCAACCCTGGTGGGCACACGACCTCGCCGCCCGCCCGGTATACCGAGCCGTCGCTGATCAAGGCGATGGAAGAGATGGGCATCGGACGTCCCTCGACGTACACGTCCATCATCCGCACCATTACCGACCGCGGCTACGTCTGGCGCAAGGGCCAAGCCCTGGTTCCTGCCTGGGTTGCCTTTGCTGTGATCGGTTTGCTGGAACAGCATTTTGCCCGGCTGGTGGACTACGACTTCACCGCTGCCATGGAGGACGAACTCGACAGCATCGCCGGCGGAAGGCTGGGCCGGACCGAATGGCTTTCAACCTTCTACTTCGGCGGCGACGCGGGAGCCGAGGGTTCAGTGGCTCGTTCCGGTGGCCTCAAGAAGCTGGTGGGGGAGAACCTCGAGGAAATCGACGCCCGCGAGGTTAACTCGTTGCCGATCGCGAAATCCCTTGATGGGCGTCAGGTGATGGTCCGCGTCGGCCGTTACGGTCCCTATCTTGAACGTTCGGGTCTGGTCGAAGGGGAGCTCGAGCGAGCCAATTTGCCTGAGGAGCTCGCGCCCGACGAGGTGACACCCGAATTGATCGAGGAGCTCTTTGCCAAGGCCGAAACAGGCGATCGTGAACTGGGTGTCGACCCCGAGGTCAACCGTCCTATTGTTGCCAAGGACGGTCGCTATGGTCCCTACGTCACCGAAGTACTTCCAGAGGACACTCCGACCAAGGGCAAAAACGCCGTAAAGCCGCGTACGGCATCGCTTTTCAAGTCGATGACGGTGGAGAGCGTCACCTTGGAAGAGGCGCTGCGCTTGCTCACACTTCCGCGAGTAGTCGGCGTTGATCCTGAAACGAACGCGGAGATCACCGCGCAGAACGGCCGCTATGGTCCGTATCTGAAGAAGGGAACCGACTCTCGGTCGCTTACCACCGAGGAAGAATTGTTCACTGTCTCGCTCGACGAAGCGCTGGCGATCTACCTGTTGCCCAAGACTCGTGGTCGCACCGCCGCCACCGCCCCGCCGTTGCGCGAGGTGGGGGAGGATCCGGAAACGAAGAAGCCGATGGTGATTAAGGACGGACGATTCGGTCCGTATGTCACCGACGGCGAAACCAACGCTTCCCTGCGTAAAGGCGACGAGGTTGACGAGCTGACGATCGAACGTGCTGCAGAACTGTTGGCCGACCGGCGCGCGAGGGGGCCGGCACCGAAGAAGGCCCCCGCCAAGAAGCCGGCGGCGAAGACGGTCGCAGCAAAGAAGACGGTCGTGAAGAAGACCGTCGTGAAAAAGCCCGCAGCCAAGAAAGCTCCGGCCAGCAAGGCATGA